The region ACAACTATGattatctttttcaaaatttatctcAACTTCATTTCTCAAATTGAGCTGCGAATTTATACCCTGTTCTAGGATTAATGTGCTTTTATGTTTTTTCCGGATTTGAGTATTTACCCAATGTGGGTCACTGTGGTTAATTACTGTGTGAAGTGTGAACTATAAGAGAAAGTCAACTTTTTTTGCTTTTTGCTTGATAATCTTCTGTtccttttaattttcttgttttcttgtACTGTTAGATATCAACATCTTTTCGACAGGTACTTATTGTTGTTTGTATAAACTCTGCTTTGATTTTGTTAATTCATTGCACATTCTGACCAGTGCAAATGCCTTATCCTGCATCATTATGGGTTAAGGCAAAAATGGTCATTACTTCTGCAGAATATCATATGGTGTACATTGCATTATCTCATTCTTGAACTCTAGAACTATGTttgaaacttaaaattttcatattatattatcattgtGGTAGAACATCCCATACCATCCAATGCAAAAGAGTGTAGAAACTAGTGACTTTTTGTTAACCgtatcatttaattactaaaaagtAAATGCTTTTTAGGTTCATTTCTCATAAGAATTGTGGCTCATATGAACAATAAGATGCAAgttatattttcacataaaaaGAAAGTCTCTATGAACATTCTGTGTGTTTTCAGTTTCATTTTGTCATATGTAATTATCCTCCTAGGGCTGCACTTGGCTTGAGGTTTTTATATTTAAGTAAAAGCAGATACGTTTATAATACAAACTTAGGAGACAGTTAATATAAAAGGGCGACAAACAAAATGTGAATGTACAGTCCCAAGGTCAGTGTATCTTAGGGTGAAATCCAAATTTCTGGCCATGTGTGTAAATTTGCTTTTGGTTGTTTGTCTTCCATTGTGCTTTGCTCATTCATCTTGTCTTTGTTTTATTAGAACAGAAAATGGCTTTTGCTGAGCGTGGCTTTCAATCAGTAACTGTGGAACATGTTTTATATTTGctatttccctttttcttttttgacttTATTGCCTAGCTGTTGTGCCTGCACTTGCATTTCTTGGTGTAGGATCAGTTATAAATGGCCTGTCATTAAAAATGTCTTCTTTTGTCCTCATAATTGTCTTTTGTCTCTCTGGATGGATCTTCTTTCCAGCACAGCATACCCTTTTGTGTTCATGGCTTTGCACATACAAACACATGAATAGACATATACAAACTATTGTTAACATGTTTATTTCTGATTCCCTTAAAAATGCAGTGTTCCAATGCATTAGTGAAACTTTTCTTTTTCCGGATAAGGGTTAAGGATCGAACCTAGGACATGCCTAAGCTGAAAACTTGAATGCAAGTATTTTGTAATATTGTTTGTGCATTGATATCAAAGATTTAACATTTGTTGTTGGAATCATAAACACATTGCAAACAATCTCATCTAAGTACTGAAACAAAGAAGCAACATATTGtgaacatacatatatatatatattcttggaAGAGACCTTGGAAAGAAATAAATACAGTTTGCTGCGTCAACCTGACTCTACTTGCGAGACTTGGCTTGACCACTGAGTCCTTTTTTGGATTTACCACTGTTTTCAGAACCCTTTTTCATTTCTCTCTTTGCCTCCCTGCGTGAAGAATGCTTGCTAGAATTATACTTGCCATGACTACAACCTTCACCATCCTTGTGTTTATTATGCTGATGATGACTCGGGGCTGAAGAGGCATCAGAGACCATCGAATCATCACTATTCCCCTCACCATCATGGACATCGTCTCTGATATTGTGATTGCTGTTATAATTCTCTTCACTGCACTCGAAATCATCTTCCATAGGAGAAGCCAAGTAGCTTGTCCACCCTGATTCACTGCTGCTACATTCTTCAGGGCTGACAAACTGTTTGTAAGGGTCCATTAAAGGTGGCTAAGAAAAAGAGAGGACCTTTTGAGGAAGAACAAAGGTGGAGAGATTATATAGGTAAGAAATTGGAAAGAGAGTTGTAATTTAGGACCAAACTGTAGCTGATAACAAGCCTTAGCTTGTCCTTATATATTAGTTGGTGAAACTTAATCAAAACAAGATCTCTTATGTCATTATCATCGAAGccagaacattacctttttcagtgCAGTGATACAGATAAACCCATTTCAGCATTTCATAAATAGGagagtatttatatatatacacgtgtATCTTTACACTAAAACTTGTCTGTATTGTCACAATGGTGCAGATGAAGGGATTGGTGAGAACTGGATGTAATATAAGAGAGGCATGTTGTGAAAGCATGTTAGGCCACAGCCTCCCCACTTGGAATTGTAATCTTATCTTTGCTTTTGCTTTCAAGGCTTTCATTTTCGCAGTGATTGACATAAACAAAAGTAGGCTTTCCTGGATTAAACGTGCATGGTTTGTTTGTCAGATTATAGTTTAAGTGAGGTTTACCTAAGATCTTTATGCTTTTGTTCTGTCTTTGTTTGTTGTTGTTTGTCTGCTAAGAAAGCTGACCTGTGTCTCGTTGCCTATTGAAATAAACTATGTACCATGTGGTTCCATTGCCACTATTATTTCATGTTCTTTTTGGGTTTAGATTGTTGTCCTAATCTCAAATTTATGCTCCAAAAACTCATTTTCCAAAACGGTTTGCTTTTAAATCTTTAGTTGACATTTTTTTCGGGTTCAACCCTTAGATAACTTTTATTCCTTATACAAAAAATGCGTCATTAATGCATTTGTGtcgcattatttatttttatgaaaattttctgaaaattttgagattttatgtTTAGATGATTGActctaaaatgtttttttttggaaatattatttttttcaaatagatattgaaatgtttttttttggtaCTAAATAGATATTGCAATGTTagttatgaaaatattattttaatatgaaaaaatatttgcTACACTGTTAATGGAGTTTTTAGATTCCACAAGTAGAGTTAAAAGGCTGTCAAATGTTCTATATGAGTagtaaactattaaaaaaaaagaagatacatgACAAATTTTTGAAGTTGCTTATAGAGTAAAAAAGGTACACTGTCAGTGTACTAAATACAAACccttttaatattaatattccaTATAGCaatatttaaatgatattatattaatattaaatacataaaatatattattcactattaaattttttaataatattagtttttaaatattaaaatgatattatttatattaatataattattattaatatttaatattaatattttagatAATAATAGTTTATTAATATCAAAGTATATTCTAATATTAAGTACAAAGAATAATTCTATTTaaagtattaaataatattaatattaaactaatcataataatattttagaactcttaactattataataattattaaatattatttgtattaattttgtacactattaaattataatctatatatttatcattagaatattaatatgatatttttgtaacaacccgttttttagtggtaCCGAAAACAGTGATTTCAGAATCCTGATTTCTAATGAttgagtcagtaaatattattttataatatttaggaGTCTATTATAAAATTAGACTAAGTTATGTTCTAGTAATTTTAGTGattgaatagttaattaaaatattgggactaaattgaaaaaaaatcggTATTGATTGTTATTAGTTTAAAAGGTTTAAAAAGTAAATGATTAAAGGTTTATGAGGCAAATTAACCTTTCTTAATTAGGTGGACGGTTCAATCATGATTTTTGtcttatttttactaaattaagtgttaaattatattaaaaataaaaataataaaacatgaaaacatttaaacacataaccattttcttcattttctttcttacaATCTAAACCACCATTGTTGAAG is a window of Gossypium hirsutum isolate 1008001.06 chromosome D08, Gossypium_hirsutum_v2.1, whole genome shotgun sequence DNA encoding:
- the LOC107915546 gene encoding protein SOB FIVE-LIKE 3, producing the protein MDPYKQFVSPEECSSSESGWTSYLASPMEDDFECSEENYNSNHNIRDDVHDGEGNSDDSMVSDASSAPSHHQHNKHKDGEGCSHGKYNSSKHSSRREAKREMKKGSENSGKSKKGLSGQAKSRK